The Variovorax paradoxus genome window below encodes:
- a CDS encoding ABC transporter ATP-binding protein: MRSTRTWRASSEDMSMNDTPLAAKGAAHRAGDAPLLEIDGLHTYFDTLAGEVRSVHGVSYRVEAGQTVGVVGESGCGKSVTALSVMRLIQTPPGRFAGGAIRYRGTDLLKLSEAEMRRIRGNRISMIFQEPMTSLNPVLTVGRQIAETVMLHQQVGRREALARATEMLRLVQIPEPQRRVNEYPHQLSGGMRQRVMIALALACHPELLIADEPTTALDVTIQAQILELLRGLQRELGMGIVMITHDLGVVAECCDRVVVMYAGRKVEEADVLDLFERPLHPYTRALMASMPSMNTHSARLTEIPGIVPSPHEAVRGCAFAPRCGFASERCRNEVPPLEEHGAGASHLSACFHVEELVRKTEVPTAQAVLLQEAGA; this comes from the coding sequence ATGCGCTCGACCCGCACGTGGCGCGCCAGCTCTGAGGACATGTCCATGAACGACACCCCCCTGGCCGCCAAGGGCGCGGCGCACCGCGCGGGCGATGCGCCGCTGCTCGAGATCGACGGCCTGCACACCTACTTCGACACCCTGGCCGGCGAGGTGCGCTCGGTCCACGGCGTCTCCTACCGCGTCGAGGCCGGCCAGACGGTCGGCGTGGTCGGCGAGTCGGGTTGCGGCAAGAGCGTGACGGCGCTGTCCGTGATGCGGCTGATCCAGACCCCGCCCGGACGCTTCGCCGGCGGTGCCATCCGCTACCGCGGCACCGACCTCCTGAAACTCAGCGAGGCCGAGATGCGCCGCATCCGCGGCAACCGCATCTCGATGATCTTCCAGGAGCCGATGACCTCGCTGAACCCGGTGCTGACCGTGGGCCGGCAGATCGCCGAGACCGTGATGCTGCACCAGCAGGTGGGCCGTCGCGAGGCGCTGGCGCGCGCCACCGAGATGCTGCGGCTGGTGCAGATCCCCGAGCCGCAGCGGCGCGTGAACGAGTACCCGCACCAGCTCTCGGGCGGCATGCGCCAGCGCGTGATGATCGCGCTGGCCCTGGCCTGCCATCCCGAGCTGCTGATCGCCGACGAGCCGACCACCGCGCTCGACGTGACGATCCAGGCCCAGATCCTCGAGCTGCTGCGCGGCCTGCAGCGCGAGCTCGGCATGGGCATCGTGATGATCACGCACGACCTCGGCGTGGTGGCCGAATGCTGCGACCGCGTGGTCGTGATGTATGCCGGGCGCAAGGTGGAGGAGGCCGACGTGCTCGACCTGTTCGAACGGCCGCTGCATCCCTACACGCGCGCGCTGATGGCCTCGATGCCCTCGATGAACACCCACAGCGCCCGGCTGACCGAGATCCCCGGCATCGTGCCCTCGCCGCACGAGGCGGTGCGCGGCTGCGCCTTCGCGCCGCGCTGCGGTTTCGCGAGCGAACGCTGCCGCAACGAGGTGCCGCCGCTCGAGGAACACGGCGCGGGCGCGTCGCACCTGTCGGCCTGTTTCCATGTCGAGGAGCTGGTGCGCAAGACCGAAGTACCGACGGCCCAGGCCGTCCTGCTGCAGGAGGCCGGCGCATGA
- a CDS encoding ABC transporter permease, whose amino-acid sequence MTEAILNPGAPRRPPSPALRLLRKHYTLILGVLILLLVVTAALGAPWIATHDPQAINPIARMKAPSAEHYFGTDALGRDTFSRAVWGARVSLVTGASVALLATLLGVLLGLLAGFVRWTDGPIMRVMDGLMAIPGILLAIALMALTKASLTTVIVAITVPEVPRMVRLVRALSLSLRERLYVEAAHALGTRLRTILWRHVLPNILAPLLVQATFIAASAVLAEAALSFLGVGVPPQVPSWGNMISEGRNLIAIVFYPIVFPGLLLGLTVLAINLLGDGLRDALDPHVARQL is encoded by the coding sequence ATGACCGAAGCCATCCTGAACCCCGGCGCCCCGCGGCGTCCTCCCTCGCCGGCGCTGCGGCTGCTGCGCAAGCACTACACGCTGATCCTCGGCGTGCTGATCCTGCTGTTGGTGGTCACGGCCGCGCTGGGCGCGCCGTGGATCGCGACCCACGATCCGCAGGCCATCAACCCGATCGCGCGCATGAAGGCGCCCTCGGCCGAGCACTACTTCGGCACCGACGCGCTCGGGCGCGACACCTTCAGCCGCGCCGTCTGGGGCGCGCGCGTCTCGCTGGTGACCGGCGCCTCGGTGGCGCTGTTGGCCACACTGCTGGGCGTGCTGCTCGGCCTGCTGGCGGGCTTCGTGCGCTGGACCGACGGGCCGATCATGCGCGTGATGGACGGCCTGATGGCGATCCCCGGCATCCTGCTGGCGATCGCGCTGATGGCGCTCACCAAGGCCAGCCTGACGACGGTGATCGTCGCCATCACCGTGCCCGAGGTGCCGCGCATGGTGCGGCTGGTGCGCGCGCTCTCGCTGTCGCTGCGAGAGCGGCTCTACGTGGAGGCCGCGCATGCGCTGGGCACGCGGCTGCGCACCATCCTGTGGCGGCACGTGCTGCCCAACATCCTCGCGCCGCTGCTGGTGCAGGCCACCTTCATCGCCGCGTCGGCCGTGCTGGCCGAGGCCGCGCTGTCCTTCCTCGGCGTCGGCGTGCCGCCGCAGGTGCCGAGCTGGGGCAACATGATCTCGGAAGGCCGCAACCTGATCGCGATCGTGTTCTATCCCATCGTGTTCCCGGGCCTGCTGCTCGGGCTCACGGTGCTGGCGATCAACCTGCTGGGCGACGGCCTGCGAGATGCGCTCGACCCGCACGTGGCGCGCCAGCTCTGA
- a CDS encoding ABC transporter permease has translation MEYVIRRVLATVPVMLVVSVIVFLLIHLAPGDPVLLIVGDFATPEQIAQTRAALGLDQPLWHQFVVWVGNVVRGDFGVSLFNQMPVSQLLGQRIGATLSIAFFTILVAVMLSIPLGVLAAYRAGSWIDRLVMVFAVCAFSMPVFLTGYLLVYTFALKLQWLPVQGYRGIAEGVLPWLKHLVLPCLNLGLLYTALLTRMTRASMLEVLHEDYIRTARAKGLGVLPVLGHALRNAAIPIVTTIGVGIALLLGGVVVTETVFSIPGLGSLVVDAVQHHDYPVIQSLLLLSAAAYVLINLLVDLSYSLFDPRIRY, from the coding sequence ATGGAATATGTGATCCGGCGCGTGCTCGCCACGGTGCCGGTGATGCTGGTGGTGTCGGTGATCGTGTTCCTGCTGATCCACCTCGCCCCCGGCGACCCGGTGCTGCTGATCGTCGGCGACTTCGCCACGCCCGAGCAGATCGCGCAGACGCGCGCCGCCCTGGGGCTGGACCAGCCGCTGTGGCACCAGTTCGTGGTCTGGGTCGGCAACGTGGTGCGCGGCGACTTCGGCGTCTCGCTGTTCAACCAGATGCCGGTGTCGCAGCTGCTGGGCCAGCGCATCGGCGCCACGCTGTCGATCGCCTTCTTCACCATCCTGGTGGCGGTGATGCTGTCGATCCCGCTGGGCGTGCTCGCGGCCTACCGCGCCGGCAGCTGGATCGACCGGCTGGTGATGGTGTTCGCGGTCTGCGCGTTCTCGATGCCGGTGTTCCTCACCGGCTACCTGCTGGTCTACACCTTCGCGCTCAAGCTGCAGTGGCTGCCGGTGCAGGGCTACCGCGGCATCGCCGAGGGCGTGCTGCCCTGGCTCAAGCACCTGGTGCTGCCGTGCCTGAACCTCGGGCTGCTCTACACCGCGCTGCTCACGCGCATGACGCGTGCGTCGATGCTCGAGGTGCTGCACGAGGACTACATCCGCACCGCGCGCGCCAAGGGCCTGGGCGTGCTGCCGGTGCTCGGCCATGCGCTGCGCAACGCGGCGATCCCGATCGTCACCACCATCGGGGTGGGCATCGCGCTGCTGCTGGGCGGCGTGGTGGTCACCGAGACCGTGTTCTCGATCCCCGGACTCGGCAGCCTGGTGGTCGACGCGGTGCAGCACCACGACTACCCGGTGATCCAGAGCCTGCTGCTGTTGTCGGCGGCGGCCTATGTGCTGATCAACCTGCTGGTCGACCTGAGCTACAGCCTGTTCGACCCGCGCATCCGCTATTGA
- a CDS encoding ABC transporter substrate-binding protein produces the protein MKNSPPLYARLAGWAVACAVGAAATAVCAQNAPAPAAKTLRMAINNDLKVVDPLFSNTYVTRDYGYMAFDTLFSRDSKGEPKPQMLERFTQSPDNKAWTFTLRPSLKFSDGSAVTSADVVATLQRWAKRATMGLLLADSGAEWKVVDDKTFSLQLKEGMGQVPLILAAKTLFIVPEKQAKAFPDAPIPEPIGSGPFIFKRDEWIPGNRMVFVRNPNYVPRSEPADGLAGGKRVKLDRVEWRYMPDANTSTSALKNGEVDIVNVVPPDYQAALRTDANVRLAQTGIWQPFMVANTLAPPFNNPKARAALLHLVNQEEILAGMGFTPEPGKSFYCPAVFMCGAPNETAAGAEAFRKQDFEKAKALLKEAGYKGEKIVFLQPTDGTQSMAALIWIQYLKKAGLNLDVQVMDQSSVLARVYKKEGPAQGGWSLYLTASKNADVDTPLTNGWVLSSCKGSVVPGWPCDAKIDELRDAWIREGDAAKRKQLVDNLQRRFYEAPPYIPYGQYPATFAARKDVKGTELFGMGIPIMWNVEK, from the coding sequence ATGAAGAATTCCCCTCCCCTGTACGCACGGCTCGCCGGCTGGGCGGTGGCATGCGCGGTGGGCGCGGCCGCGACCGCCGTGTGCGCGCAGAACGCACCCGCGCCGGCCGCCAAGACCCTGCGCATGGCGATCAACAACGACCTCAAGGTGGTCGACCCGCTGTTCAGCAACACCTACGTGACGCGCGACTACGGCTACATGGCCTTCGACACGCTGTTCTCGCGCGACAGCAAGGGCGAGCCCAAGCCGCAGATGCTCGAGCGCTTCACGCAGTCGCCCGACAACAAGGCCTGGACCTTCACGCTGCGCCCGAGCCTGAAGTTCTCCGATGGCAGCGCCGTGACATCGGCCGACGTGGTGGCCACGCTGCAGCGCTGGGCCAAGCGCGCGACCATGGGCCTGCTGCTGGCCGACTCGGGCGCGGAGTGGAAGGTGGTCGACGACAAGACCTTCTCGCTGCAGCTCAAGGAAGGCATGGGCCAGGTGCCGCTGATCCTCGCGGCCAAGACGCTGTTCATCGTGCCCGAGAAGCAGGCCAAGGCCTTCCCCGACGCGCCGATCCCCGAACCCATCGGCTCGGGCCCGTTCATCTTCAAGCGCGACGAATGGATCCCGGGCAACCGCATGGTGTTCGTGCGCAATCCCAACTACGTGCCGCGCAGCGAGCCGGCCGATGGCCTGGCCGGCGGCAAGCGCGTGAAGCTCGACCGCGTCGAGTGGCGCTACATGCCCGATGCCAACACCTCCACCTCGGCGCTGAAGAACGGCGAGGTCGACATCGTCAACGTGGTGCCGCCCGACTACCAGGCCGCGCTGCGCACTGACGCCAACGTGCGGCTGGCGCAGACCGGCATCTGGCAGCCGTTCATGGTGGCCAACACGCTGGCGCCGCCGTTCAACAACCCGAAGGCGCGCGCGGCGCTGCTGCACCTGGTGAACCAGGAGGAGATCCTCGCGGGCATGGGCTTCACGCCCGAGCCCGGCAAGTCCTTCTACTGCCCGGCGGTGTTCATGTGCGGCGCGCCCAACGAGACCGCCGCGGGCGCGGAAGCGTTCAGGAAGCAGGACTTCGAGAAGGCCAAGGCGCTGCTCAAGGAGGCCGGCTACAAGGGCGAGAAGATCGTGTTCCTGCAGCCCACCGACGGCACGCAGTCGATGGCCGCGCTGATCTGGATCCAGTACCTCAAGAAGGCCGGCCTGAACCTCGACGTGCAGGTGATGGACCAGTCCTCGGTGCTGGCGCGCGTCTACAAGAAGGAAGGCCCGGCGCAAGGCGGCTGGAGCCTCTACCTCACGGCCTCGAAGAACGCCGACGTCGACACGCCGCTGACCAACGGCTGGGTGCTGTCGTCGTGCAAGGGCAGCGTCGTGCCGGGCTGGCCCTGCGACGCGAAGATCGACGAACTGCGTGACGCCTGGATCCGCGAGGGCGATGCCGCCAAGCGCAAGCAGCTGGTCGACAACCTGCAGCGCCGCTTCTATGAAGCGCCGCCCTACATCCCCTACGGCCAGTACCCGGCCACCTTCGCGGCGCGCAAGGACGTGAAGGGCACCGAGCTGTTCGGCATGGGCATCCCGATCATGTGGAACGTCGAGAAGTAA
- a CDS encoding penicillin acylase family protein, giving the protein MNTTHPLKGLHAPVDLWRDAWGIPHLRAANADDAFFALGHVHASDRLWQMDALRRRAIGRYAEWLGSAALPMDMLVRRLGLAECSRRDLAALGAPARAMLTAYTAGVNAFIAEGQLSPEYALLGETPEPWEEWHSIAVLRQTGLLLNSVYPKLWRAIALPVIGAEAIDRLRMDDGGEELVCLPPGSLAGRLSPDMAELADAISAFIGEADTEAAGGGSNNWAVHGSRTRSGRPLMAGDPHRVLDMPNMYLQCHLACDAFDVIGLTSPGVPGFPHFAHNPDVAWCVTVAFVDTADVYLERFADEGRRYLRSDAPGGGDAQWAEVERRVERIRVRGQADVDCEILVTARGPVVAGDAKSGSALVLRHSADVEADRSLDCMRPMMEARSVDALFESVRGWGLVDHNLVAGDTQGHIGHHVRAKVPRRAAANGWLPVPGWLDRHAWKGWIDWERMPRQIDPEAGLIVTANNRVVERHDDYLCTDCHPPHRAQRIWQLLAAMESADVAGMEAVHRDTLSLPAREICARLAPLTLADAPSRALRDRLVAWDARLEADSREADAYVSLRMALARAVARRSGLAALDVSRQRTVPPGLAIDYQLGWCVPQLLRVDDRALLGGASWDEVLTEALAEVARLPVAAWGERHRLELRHPLAPVFPAEPLVAPRDMGAIGGDNETVFTTGYLPHLGMHAHYASLARYVFDVGQWEACRWIVFHGAAGDPRDAHYADQSDTWRRAETVPMHYDWRTVAAEAASHARLTPA; this is encoded by the coding sequence ATGAACACGACCCACCCGCTGAAGGGACTGCATGCCCCGGTGGACCTGTGGCGCGATGCCTGGGGTATTCCGCATCTGCGTGCCGCCAATGCCGACGACGCCTTCTTCGCGCTCGGCCACGTGCATGCGAGCGATCGCCTGTGGCAGATGGACGCGCTCCGCCGTCGCGCGATCGGCCGCTATGCCGAATGGCTCGGCTCGGCCGCGCTGCCGATGGACATGCTGGTGCGCCGGCTCGGCCTGGCCGAGTGCAGCCGCCGTGACCTCGCCGCGCTCGGCGCGCCCGCGCGCGCCATGCTCACGGCCTACACCGCGGGCGTGAACGCCTTCATCGCCGAGGGCCAGCTGTCTCCCGAGTACGCGCTGCTCGGCGAGACGCCCGAACCCTGGGAGGAATGGCACAGCATCGCGGTGCTGCGCCAGACCGGGCTGCTGCTGAACTCGGTCTACCCGAAGCTGTGGCGCGCCATTGCGCTGCCGGTGATCGGCGCCGAGGCGATCGACCGCCTGCGCATGGACGACGGCGGCGAGGAGCTGGTCTGCCTGCCGCCGGGTTCGCTGGCGGGGCGCCTGTCGCCCGACATGGCCGAGCTGGCCGATGCCATCTCGGCCTTCATCGGCGAGGCCGACACCGAGGCGGCCGGCGGCGGCAGCAACAACTGGGCAGTGCACGGCAGCCGCACGCGCAGCGGCCGGCCGCTAATGGCCGGCGATCCGCACCGCGTGCTCGACATGCCCAACATGTACCTGCAGTGCCATCTGGCCTGCGATGCCTTCGACGTGATCGGCCTGACCTCGCCGGGCGTGCCGGGCTTTCCGCACTTCGCGCACAACCCCGACGTGGCGTGGTGCGTGACGGTGGCCTTCGTCGACACGGCCGACGTCTACCTCGAGCGCTTCGCGGACGAGGGCCGGCGCTACCTGCGCAGCGACGCGCCCGGCGGCGGCGATGCGCAATGGGCCGAGGTCGAGCGCCGCGTGGAGCGCATCCGCGTGCGCGGCCAGGCCGACGTGGACTGCGAGATCCTCGTGACCGCGCGCGGCCCGGTGGTGGCCGGCGATGCGAAGAGCGGCAGCGCGCTGGTGCTGCGCCACTCGGCCGACGTGGAGGCCGACCGCTCGCTCGACTGCATGCGCCCGATGATGGAGGCGCGCAGCGTCGATGCGCTGTTCGAGTCGGTGCGCGGCTGGGGCCTGGTCGACCACAACCTGGTGGCCGGCGACACCCAGGGCCACATCGGCCACCACGTGCGCGCCAAGGTGCCGCGGCGCGCGGCCGCCAACGGCTGGCTGCCGGTGCCGGGCTGGCTCGACCGCCATGCCTGGAAAGGCTGGATCGACTGGGAACGCATGCCGCGCCAGATCGATCCCGAAGCGGGCCTCATCGTCACCGCCAACAACCGCGTGGTCGAGCGCCACGACGACTATCTCTGCACCGACTGCCATCCGCCGCACCGCGCGCAGCGCATCTGGCAGCTGCTCGCTGCGATGGAATCGGCCGACGTCGCCGGCATGGAAGCCGTGCACCGCGATACGCTGAGCCTGCCGGCGCGCGAAATCTGTGCGCGGCTCGCACCGTTGACGCTGGCCGATGCCCCGTCGCGTGCATTGCGCGACCGCCTCGTGGCCTGGGACGCGCGCCTCGAGGCCGATTCGCGGGAAGCCGATGCCTATGTTTCGCTGCGCATGGCGCTGGCGCGAGCGGTGGCGCGGCGCAGCGGGCTCGCCGCGCTCGACGTGAGCCGGCAGCGCACCGTGCCGCCCGGCCTCGCGATCGACTACCAGCTCGGCTGGTGCGTGCCGCAGTTGCTGCGTGTCGACGATCGCGCGCTGCTCGGCGGCGCGAGCTGGGACGAGGTGCTGACCGAGGCCCTGGCCGAGGTCGCGCGCCTGCCGGTGGCGGCATGGGGCGAGCGGCACCGGCTCGAGCTGCGCCATCCGCTGGCGCCGGTGTTTCCTGCCGAGCCCTTGGTGGCGCCGCGCGACATGGGCGCGATCGGCGGTGACAACGAAACCGTCTTCACCACCGGCTACCTGCCGCACCTGGGCATGCACGCGCACTACGCCTCGCTGGCGCGCTACGTGTTCGACGTGGGGCAGTGGGAGGCCTGCCGCTGGATCGTGTTCCACGGCGCGGCCGGCGATCCGCGCGATGCGCACTACGCCGACCAGAGCGACACCTGGCGGCGCGCGGAAACGGTGCCGATGCACTACGACTGGCGCACCGTCGCGGCCGAGGCCGCTTCGCACGCGCGGCTCACGCCGGCCTGA
- a CDS encoding amidase — MTDAVLVPELCRLPARELAALIRRRALSSREVVSAFLQQVDVLNPRFNAIVSRVEREQVLAEADAADAAVARGDALGALHGLPQAIKDTAPVRGLRSTFGSPLFADHLPAADAIMVERMRAAGAIFIGKTNVPEFGLGSHTYNPVFGATGNAWDPRFSAGGSSGGTAVALALRMLPVADGADMGGSLRNPAAFNNVLGLRPSQGRVPFWPRGDAFAGQLTTEGPMGRSADDLALLLSVQSGYDARAPLSLDGAVPDWHDRLERDFAGARIGWLGDLGGHLPFEPGILALCEAALARFGDAGLHVEPVRTDFDWKRVWHAFTVLRQFIIGGKHGAHYDVPVSRALQKPELQWEIEQYRKLSAGDLYRATLDRTAWYDCLLGLFERHDFLALPTAQVFPFAIEAHWPREIAGRAMSSYHRWMEVVTPGTLSGCPVISLPVGFDARGLPMGMQIIGRPRDDLSVLQLTHLYESLSPFLRMAPPALRMD; from the coding sequence ATGACCGACGCCGTGCTGGTGCCCGAGCTCTGCCGGCTGCCCGCGCGCGAGCTGGCCGCGCTGATCCGGCGCCGCGCGCTGTCGTCGCGCGAGGTGGTGAGCGCCTTCCTGCAGCAGGTCGATGTGCTCAACCCGCGCTTCAACGCGATCGTCTCGCGCGTCGAGCGCGAGCAGGTGCTGGCCGAGGCCGACGCGGCCGATGCCGCGGTGGCCCGCGGCGACGCATTGGGCGCGCTGCACGGCCTGCCGCAGGCGATCAAGGACACGGCGCCGGTGCGCGGCCTGCGCTCCACCTTCGGTTCGCCGCTGTTCGCCGACCACCTGCCGGCGGCCGATGCGATCATGGTCGAGCGCATGCGCGCGGCCGGCGCGATCTTCATCGGCAAGACCAACGTGCCCGAGTTCGGCCTGGGCTCGCACACCTACAACCCGGTGTTCGGCGCCACCGGCAATGCCTGGGACCCGCGCTTCAGCGCCGGCGGTTCCAGCGGCGGCACTGCGGTGGCACTCGCGCTGCGCATGCTGCCGGTGGCCGACGGCGCCGACATGGGCGGCTCGCTGCGCAACCCGGCGGCCTTCAACAACGTGCTGGGGCTGCGGCCCTCGCAGGGGCGGGTGCCGTTCTGGCCGCGCGGCGATGCCTTCGCCGGGCAGCTGACCACCGAAGGCCCGATGGGCCGCAGCGCCGACGACCTGGCGCTGCTGCTGTCGGTGCAGTCGGGCTACGACGCGCGCGCGCCGCTGTCGCTCGACGGCGCGGTGCCCGACTGGCACGACCGCCTCGAGCGAGATTTCGCCGGCGCGCGCATCGGCTGGCTCGGCGACCTCGGCGGCCATCTGCCGTTCGAGCCCGGCATCCTCGCGCTGTGCGAAGCGGCGCTCGCGCGCTTCGGCGATGCGGGCCTGCATGTCGAGCCGGTGCGTACCGACTTCGACTGGAAGCGCGTCTGGCACGCCTTCACCGTGCTGCGCCAGTTCATCATCGGCGGCAAGCATGGCGCGCACTACGACGTGCCGGTCTCGCGCGCGTTGCAGAAGCCCGAACTGCAATGGGAGATCGAGCAGTACCGCAAGCTCTCGGCCGGCGACCTCTACCGCGCCACGCTCGACCGCACCGCCTGGTACGACTGCCTGCTGGGCCTGTTCGAACGGCACGACTTCCTCGCGCTGCCGACCGCGCAGGTCTTCCCCTTCGCGATCGAGGCGCACTGGCCGCGCGAAATCGCGGGCCGTGCCATGAGCAGCTACCACCGCTGGATGGAGGTGGTCACGCCCGGCACCCTGTCGGGCTGCCCGGTCATCAGCCTGCCGGTGGGCTTCGATGCGCGCGGCCTGCCGATGGGCATGCAGATCATCGGCCGTCCGCGCGACGACCTGTCGGTGCTGCAGCTCACGCACCTCTACGAAAGCCTCAGTCCCTTCCTGCGGATGGCGCCGCCCGCGCTGCGCATGGATTGA
- a CDS encoding transketolase, translated as MNANIKAPARTLEVEDFTQGGAHTAMSAAQSAGASSVPRYYGEALLALARERQNIVALSADLTSSTETDIFRDTFPERFLNPGIAEANMVGVAGGLARSGLQAWVHTFCVFATRRPFDQIAMQVAYPRTDVKIVGFLPGLSTILGVSHQAIDDIALMRALPNMTVIEPSGPAQVPAAVRAAADHKGPVYLRLLRASAALSEDTPWEPLELGRIQPLDDGDGEALIVASGLMVEPAKAAARALRAQGIAVAVANAHTLKPFDEAFIQRQLARRRLIVTVENHSIVGGLGSAVAEVLAEAGAGTRLVRLGVRDRFAQGASMPWLFERHGLTAQGIADAVRAALASGETTR; from the coding sequence ATGAACGCGAACATCAAGGCGCCGGCGCGCACGCTCGAGGTCGAGGACTTCACGCAGGGCGGTGCCCACACCGCGATGTCGGCCGCGCAGTCGGCGGGTGCATCTTCGGTGCCGCGCTACTACGGCGAGGCGCTGCTGGCACTCGCGCGTGAACGCCAGAACATCGTCGCGCTGTCGGCCGACCTCACCTCGTCGACCGAGACCGACATCTTCCGCGACACCTTCCCCGAGCGCTTCCTCAACCCCGGCATCGCCGAGGCCAACATGGTGGGCGTGGCCGGCGGCCTCGCGCGCAGCGGGCTGCAGGCCTGGGTCCATACCTTCTGCGTGTTCGCCACGCGCCGGCCCTTCGACCAGATCGCGATGCAGGTCGCCTATCCGCGCACCGACGTCAAGATCGTCGGCTTCCTGCCGGGCCTGTCGACCATCCTCGGCGTGAGCCACCAGGCGATCGACGACATCGCGCTGATGCGCGCGCTGCCGAACATGACGGTGATCGAGCCGTCGGGCCCGGCGCAGGTGCCGGCCGCGGTGCGTGCCGCGGCCGACCACAAGGGCCCGGTGTACCTGCGGCTGCTGCGTGCGTCCGCGGCCCTGTCCGAGGACACGCCCTGGGAGCCGCTCGAGCTCGGCCGCATCCAGCCGCTGGACGACGGCGATGGCGAGGCGCTGATCGTCGCGAGCGGCCTGATGGTCGAGCCCGCGAAGGCGGCGGCGCGCGCGCTGCGCGCGCAGGGCATCGCGGTCGCCGTGGCCAACGCGCACACGCTCAAGCCTTTCGACGAGGCCTTCATCCAGCGGCAACTCGCGCGCCGGCGTCTGATCGTGACGGTGGAGAACCACTCGATCGTCGGCGGCCTGGGCTCTGCGGTGGCCGAGGTGCTGGCCGAGGCCGGCGCCGGCACGCGGCTGGTGCGCCTGGGCGTGCGCGACCGCTTCGCGCAGGGCGCGTCGATGCCCTGGCTGTTCGAACGCCACGGCCTCACGGCACAGGGCATCGCCGACGCGGTGCGCGCGGCATTGGCTTCGGGCGAGACGACGCGATGA
- a CDS encoding transketolase — protein MTDPGSALHPTAFPPDWQRRDRLALPVPELRRVAHTLRRQVIELVRRHGQGYVQQGLGAAEIFASLYFHEARIDPADARWEERDRCILSTAHNSALFHAALALRGMIPSASLDDYVKDGSALEINVSERLGPVVEGTFGSLGQGISVAAGMALASRIRGIDYRVNVVLGDGELEEGQVWEAAMLAGSEGLHNLCVVLDLNWMQVEGHTDSVLRLSPIADKFRAFNWQVIELDGHDLEALLAAFAAARGQTARPTMIVATTVPGKGVSLLEGVISHNAKLPAEVADAALRELGEMA, from the coding sequence ATGACGGACCCCGGCAGCGCCCTGCATCCCACGGCATTCCCTCCCGACTGGCAACGCCGCGACCGCCTCGCGCTGCCCGTGCCGGAACTCCGGCGCGTGGCGCACACCTTGCGCCGCCAGGTCATCGAGCTCGTGCGCCGCCATGGCCAGGGCTATGTGCAGCAGGGCCTGGGCGCGGCCGAGATCTTCGCCAGCCTCTACTTCCACGAGGCGCGCATCGACCCCGCCGACGCACGCTGGGAGGAGCGCGACCGCTGCATCCTATCGACCGCGCACAACTCCGCGCTGTTCCATGCGGCGCTCGCGCTGCGCGGGATGATCCCCTCGGCCTCGCTCGACGACTACGTGAAGGACGGCTCGGCGCTCGAGATCAACGTCTCCGAGCGTCTCGGCCCCGTGGTCGAAGGCACCTTCGGCTCGCTGGGGCAGGGCATCTCGGTGGCCGCCGGCATGGCGCTGGCCTCGCGCATCCGCGGCATCGACTACCGCGTGAACGTGGTGCTCGGCGACGGCGAGCTCGAGGAGGGCCAGGTCTGGGAGGCCGCGATGCTCGCGGGCTCCGAGGGCCTGCACAACCTCTGCGTGGTGCTCGACCTCAACTGGATGCAGGTCGAGGGCCACACCGACAGCGTGCTGCGGCTCTCGCCCATCGCCGACAAGTTCCGCGCCTTCAACTGGCAGGTGATCGAGCTCGACGGCCACGACCTCGAGGCGCTGCTCGCGGCCTTCGCGGCCGCGCGCGGGCAGACCGCGCGGCCGACCATGATCGTCGCCACCACGGTGCCCGGCAAAGGAGTGAGCCTGCTCGAGGGCGTGATCAGCCACAACGCGAAGCTGCCGGCCGAGGTGGCCGACGCGGCGCTGCGCGAACTGGGAGAGATGGCATGA